One genomic window of Elaeis guineensis isolate ETL-2024a chromosome 2, EG11, whole genome shotgun sequence includes the following:
- the LOC105038463 gene encoding N-terminal acetyltransferase A complex auxiliary subunit NAA15: MGSSLPPKEANLFKVIVKSYETKQYKKGLKSADAILRKFPEHGETLSMKGLILNCMDRKSEAYELVRRGLKNDLKSHVCWHVYGLLYRSDREYREAIKCYRNALKIDPDNIEILRDLSLLQAQMRDLTGFVETRQQLLTLKPNHRMNWIGFAVSHHLNSNGSKAIEILEAYEGTLEDDYPPENERYEHGEMLLYKISLLEECGRLDKALEEMHKKEPKIVDKLAFKEQMASMLANLGRLEEGEKIYRSLLFMNSDNYRYFMGLQKCLGLYSEKGQYTSDEVERLGALYNSLKEQYSWSSAVKRIPLDFLEGDEFREAADFYIRPLLTKGVPSLFSDLSPLYDHPGKACILEQLFLQLEDSIKKTGCFPGRTQKEPPSTLMWTLFLVSQHYDRRGQQDIALAKIDEAIEHTPTVIDLYSVKGRILEHAGDLAAAAALADEARSMDLADRYLNSECVMRMLQADQVGLAEKTAVLFTKDGDQHNNLHDMQCMWYELASGESYFRQGDLGRALKMFLAVEKHYADMTEDQFDFHSYCLRKMTLRAYVSMLKFQDKLHSHEYFRKAAAGAIRCYMKLHDSPIKATTEEGDEMSKLPPSQRKKLRQKQKKAEARAKKEAEEKTEEETTSGSSKSGKRQHARPVDLDPHGEKLLQVEDPLLEATKYLKLLQSNSASSLETHILSFELNMRKQRILLAFQAVKKLLKLDENDPDCHRCLIRFFHKVSSFPSPRTDTEKLIWSVLESEQPDISQLHGKSLIEVNRSFLEKHKDSLMHRAAAAEMLLVLEPEKKLEAIKLIEDSTNKLAPVDGVLGPVREWILDECIAVHKLLETVFIDKDAASRWKARCAEYFPYSTYFGGCRSSAVAYSVNDNVQNAPENGVLAYQEAKNEDSHSLNGKLHAFKDLTI, encoded by the exons AAACATTATCAATGAAGGGATTGATATTGAACTGCATGGATCGAAAATCTGAAGCATATGAACTTGTTCGCCGTGGCCTCAAG AATGATCTTAAAAGTCATGTATGTTGGCATGTGTATGGTCTGCTTTATCGATCAGACAGAGAATACAGAGAAGCAATAAAATGCTACAGAAATGCTTTGAAGATTGATCCTGACAATATTGAAATTCTACGGGACTTATCACTCTTACAG GCTCAAATGCGAGACCTGACAGGGTTTGTTGAAACCAGACAGCAACTCCTGACATTGAAGCCAAATCATCGAATGAACTGGATTGGATTTGCTGTTTCCCATCATTTGAATTCCAA TGGTTCAAAGGCGATAGAAATCTTAGAGGCTTATGAAGGGACACTTGAAGATGATTATCCTCCAGAGAACGAGCGCTATGAACATGGAGAAATGCTCTTGTATAAG ATATCTTTGTTAGAGGAATGTGGGCGGCTTGACAAAGCGCTTGAGGAGATGCACAAGAAAGAGCCTAAAATT gtTGATAAATTAGCATTCAAGGAACAAATGGCTTCGATGCTAGCAAATCTTGGTCGCCTAGAGGAAGGAGAAAAAATATATAGGTCTCTGCTCTTTATGAATTCTGACAATTATAG GTATTTTATGGGCCTGCAAAAGTGCCTTGGTTTATATTCTGAAAAAGGTCAATATACATCTGATGAAGTTGAACGGTTAGGTGCGTTGTATAACTCACTTAAGGAGCAATACAGTTGGTCATCTGCGGTTAAG CGAATACCACTGGATTTTTTAGAAGGTGACGAATTTCGGGAGGCAGCAGACTTCTATATAAGGCCTCTACTAACTAAG GGTGTTCCTTCATTATTCTCTGATCTTAGCCCACTATATGACCACCCTGGAAAG GCATGCATTCTTGAACAGTTATTTCTTCAGCTGGAAGATTCAATTAAAAAGACAGGATGCTTTCCTGGAAG GACACAAAAGGAGCCTCCTTCAACACTAATGTGGACTTTGTTTTTGGTTTCTCAG CATTATGACAGGCGGGGCCAACAGGATATTGCACTAGCTAAAATTGACGAGGCTATCGAACACACTCCAACTGTGATTGATTTATATTCTGTTAAG GGAAGAATATTAGAACATGCAGGTGATttagctgctgctgctgctttgGCAGATGAAGCTAGGTCCATGGATCTTGCTGACCGTTACTTAAACAGTGAATGTGTCATGCGCATGCTTCAAGCTGATCAG GTTGGGTTAGCAGAGAAGACAGCTGTGTTATTTACAAAGGATGGAGATCAGCACAATAACCTGCATGACATGCAATGCATGTG GTATGAACTTGCTTCTGGtgagagttacttccgtcaaggTGATCTTGGGCGCGCTCTGAAAATGTTCTTGGCTGTTGAGAAGCACTATGCAGACATGACTGAGGATCAATTTGATTTCCATTCTTACTGTCTACGTAAAATGACCCTGCGTGCCTATGTGTCAATGCTGAAGTTTCAAGATAAGTTGCATTCACATGAATACTTTCGTAAAGCCGCAGCAGGAGCTATCAG ATGCTACATGAAGTTGCATGATTCTCCAATAAAAGCAACAACAGAAGAGGGTGATGAAATGTCAAAGTTGCCTCCTTCACAAAGGAAGAAACTgagacaaaaacaaaaaaaagctgAAGCTCGTGCAAAGAAA GAGGCTGAAGAAAAAACTGAGGAGGAAACGACTTCTGGCTCATCAAAGTCTGGAAAGCGACAACATGCCAGACCTGTTGATTTAGATCCTCATGGGGAAAAGTTATTGCAG GTTGAGGATCCATTATTGGAagctacaaagtatttgaagttGCTCCAGAGTAACTCTGCAAGCTCATTGGAAACACATATTCTTTCTTTCGAGCTAAACATGAGAAAGCAAAGGATTTTACTTGCTTTTCAG GCTGTCAAGAAGCTGCTTAAGTTGGATGAGAATGATCCTGATTGCCACCGGTGTTTG ATAAGATTCTTTCATAAAGTCAGCAGTTTTCCTTCCCCAAGAACTGACACAGAGAAACTAATTTGGAGTGTCTTAGAATCAGAACAACCGGACATAAG TCAGTTGCATGGGAAGTCACTTATTGAAGTTAACCGGTCTTTCCTTGAGAAGCACAAAG ATTCTTTGATGCATAGAGCTGCAGCTGCAGAAATGCTTCTTGTTCTGGAGCCGGAAAAGAAGCTTGAGGCAATTAAGCTAATTGAAGATTCTACAAACAAACTGGCACCAGT AGATGGGGTGCTGGGACCAGTCAGGGAATGGATACTTGATGAATGTATTGCAGTCCACAAATTGCTTGAGACAGTATTTATTGATAAAGATGCTGCTTCCA GATGGAAAGCACGATGTGCAGAATATTTTCCATACTCAACATATTTTGGAGGCTGCAGGAGCTCAGCTGTTGCTTATTCTGTAAATGACAATGTACAGAATGCACCAGAAAATGGAGTTCTGGCCTATCAAGAAGCTAAAAACGAAGACTCTCACTCGTTGAATGGGAAATTGCATGCCTTCAAGGACCTGACCATTTAA
- the LOC105038571 gene encoding protein FAR1-RELATED SEQUENCE 11 encodes MTKTSSRNNGCLTQRRQCPCGDEQCYIRIEGDEEDTSVEPMVPADPNLINAAAHTSSEVASADTPPYVGQSFRTDDEAQEFYTNFARRNGFAIRRERSKGNPAHPLGVYKRELVCHRAGVSLPRKTAELKRQRNKKSSRCKCEAQMIIKKNVSKGVTRWVVVHFSNVHNHELLDSDEVRHLPAYRNISSVDRERILFFAKAGFTVNLIMRALEMEKGLKPGQLTFTERDLRNFLQASKNINRENEGAELVKACKAIKEKSPDFRYEFTLDMNDKLEHIAWSYPDSIRAYKVFGDVVVFDTTYRLYAYDRPFGVWFGVDNYGNTIFFGCVLLQDEKPASFAWALQAFVHLMDEKVPQTMVTDLDMGLREAIMNVLPDTKQAFSTWHIMSKLPSWFSTLLGSQYERFVSEFHGVYNLESENDFVHQWGQMINEFGLGSDRHIAILSYHREYWALPFLRGWLFGGLLTTGFSLSIKAFFKGFLVSQTRLKDFVEQVMVAIDLQNQAGEEATMRQNYQNVQIKTCMPVEEHASSVLTPYAFEMFQRELVSSTQFAVYETQRDTYLVRHHLKTDGGHLVSCIPANEEIHCSCKEFEFSGIMCRHSLRVLSLKNCFMLPEKYLLIRWRRESSLFPKSSGYKYRSQALRSLASIIIQESSLTKDRFDYAQWHMSKLLTHVRDMPTVDEGASDLEPVSSLDATVDVTPVRSRGRPKKLKAAIDIPKEMQALQESQALPEMQVLSETQDLSETQALS; translated from the exons ATGACCAAAACTTCATCAAGAAACAATGGTTGCCTCACTCAAAGGCGGCAGTGCCCATGTGGGGATGAACAATGTTATATTAGAATTGAGGGAGATGAAGAAGACACATCAGTGGAACCTATGGTGCCTGCGGATCCAAACCTTATCAATGCAGCAGCCCATACTTCTTCTGAGGTTGCTTCAGCTGACACCCCTCCATATGTAGGGCAATCTTTTCGAACTGATGATGAGGCCCAAGAATTTTATACCAACTTTGCACGGAGGAATGGTTTTGCAATACGGCGAGAGCGCTCCAAGGGGAACCCAGCTCATCCATTGGGAGTTTATAAACGGGAGCTTGTGTGTCATCGTGCCGGTGTATCTCTGCCCAGGAAGACAGCCGAACTCAAACGGCAGAGGAATAAGAAATCATCACGTTGCAAATGTGAGGCGCAGATGATTATTAAGAAGAATGTCTCGAAGGGTGTAACTCGGTGGGTTGTTGTTCATTTCAGTAATGTGCATAACCATGAATTGTTGGATAGTGATGAAGTACGACATCTACCTGCTTATCGGAATATTTCATCGGTTGACCGTGAGCGTATCTTATTTTTTGCAAAGGCAGGTTTCACTGTGAATCTTATAATGAGGGCTCTTGAAATGGAGAAGGGACTGAAACCTGGTCAGTTGACATTCACAGAGAGGGATCTGAGAAATTTCCTTCAGGCCTCCAAGAACATCAATCGAGAAAATGAGGGAGCAGAACTTGTTAAAGCTTGCAAGGCTATTAAAGAGAAAAGCCCAGATTTTCGTTATGAATTTACACTGGACATGAATGATAAGCTTGAGCATATTGCTTGGTCATATCCTGACTCTATTCGGGCATATAAGGTGTTTGGAGATGTTGTGGTATTTGACACAACATATCGTTTGTATGCATATGACAGGCCATTTGGAGTGTGGTTTGGTGTTGACAACTATGGAAACACCATATTTTTTGGTTGTGTTCTACTGCAAGACGAAAAGCCAGCATCATTTGCATGGGCATTGCAG GCATTTGTTCATCTTATGGATGAGAAGGTCCCGCAGACAATGGTTACAGATCTAGACATGGGACTTAGAGAAGCTATAATGAACGTGCTGCCAGACACGAAGCAAGCATTCTCTACATGGCATATCATGTCTAAGTTACCAAGCTGGTTTTCTACATTACTTGGTTCTCAATATGAGAGGTTTGTGTCCGAGTTTCATGGAGTATATAATCTGGAGAGCGAGAATGATTTTGTGCACCAGTGGGGTCAGATGATTAATGAGTTTGGACTGGGCTCAGATAGACATATAGCTATACTTTCATATCATCGGGAATATTGGGCATTACCATTTCTCCGAGGCTGGCTTTTTGGGGGATTACTGACCACTGGTTTTTCGTTGTCAATCAAGGCATTCTTTAAAGGGTTTTTGGTCTCACAAACACGTCTTAAGGATTTTGTTGAACAG GTAATGGTTGCAATTGATTTACAAAATCAAGCAGGGGAGGAAGCAACAATGCGACAAAACTATCAAAATGTCCAAATCAAAACATGCATGCCCGTTGAAGAACACGCATCAAGTGTTCTGACACCTTATGCATTTGAAATGTTTCAAAGAGAGCTTGTGTCATCTACACAATTTGCAGTTTACGAAACCCAAAGAGACACTTATCTCGTTCGCCACCACTTGAAGACTGATGGAGGACACCTGGTGAGCTGCATTCCAGCAAACGAAGAGATACACTGCAGCTGCAAAGAGTTCGAGTTTTCTGGAATAATGTGCCGACACTCTCTTCGAGTGCTTTCGTTGAAGAACTGTTTCATGCTTCCAGAAAAATATCTGTTGATTCGATGGCGTCGTGAAAGCTCATTGTTTCCTAAGAGTAGCGGTTATAAGTATCGGTCCCAAGCTCTGCGTTCGCTTGCTTCAATCATAATACAAGAATCATCATTAACAAAAGATCGTTTTGATTATGCACAGTGGCATATGAGCAAGCTTCTTACTCATGTGAGGGACATGCCAACCGTTGATGAAGGTGCTTCAGATTTGGAGCCAGTTTCATCGTTGGATGCAACGGTGGATGTCACCCCTGTACGGTCCAGAGGAAGGCCCAAAAAATTAAAAGCTGCCATTGACATACCAAAGGAGATGCAAGCATTGCAGGAATCACAAGCATTGCCTGAAATGCAAGTATTATCAGAAACACAAGATTTATCAGAGACGCAAGCATTGTCATAG
- the LOC105038719 gene encoding ribonuclease 3, protein MAISSLLASLSKCSMEAKRSSTVSGVVVAFLLGVLFVSPLINAKSFDFFLLVLMWPGAYCSQSTCCMPTTGPPKNDFFVRGLWTYNSDTGEAVTKCNGTSFDVKQLSSLMDDLHSYWSNIKCPSNNGIGNWKSTWKTYGVCSGMNETAYFETALQLRTRVDPLYLLNKNGILQSSWKLYDISDIESAIAEGIKATPVLRCSKGPWGYFQLYEIYICVDKDGKSIIECPVKPRFTCYRKVLFYPFDNEQPHNISTANPIQMPISVE, encoded by the exons ATGGCCATCTCATCATTATTGGCATCTCTTTCCAAGTGTTCCATGGAAGCGAAGAGAAGTAGCACCGTATCTGGCGTAGTGGTAGCATTTCTCTTGGGAGTGCTATTTGTCTCTCCCTTGATCAACGCTAAAAGCTTCGATTTCTTCCTCCTAGTTCTCATG TGGCCTGGAGCATACTGTTCTCAATCAACTTGTTGCATGCCAACAACAGGACCACCGAAGAATGACTTCTTTGTTAGGGGCTTGTGGACCTATAACAGCGACACCGGGGAGGCCGTTACCAAGTGCAATGGTACTTCCTTTGATGTGAAACAG CTCTCTAGTTTGATGGATGACCTCCATTCGTATTGGAGCAATATCAAGTGCCCCAGCAACAATGGAATAGGTAACTGGAAGAGCACATGGAAGACGTATGGGGTGTGCTCCGGCATGAACGAGACTGCTTACTTCGAAACCGCGCTCCAGCTCAGGACCAGGGTGGACCCACTCTACCTCCTAAACAAGAATG GTATCCTGCAGTCATCCTGGAAGCTATATGACATCAGCGATATCGAGAGCGCCATCGCAGAGGGGATCAAAGCAACTCCGGTGCTTCGCTGCAGCAAGGGACCATGGGGCTACTTCCAGCTCTACGAGATCTACATTTGCGTCGACAAGGATGGCAAGTCGATCATCGAATGCCCTGTCAAGCCACGGTTCACATGCTACCGCAAAGTTCTTTTCTATCCATTTGACAATGAACAGCCCCACAACATCTCCACTGCTAATCCCATTCAGATGCCAATCTCTGTGGAATGA